The Pseudomonas kermanshahensis genome includes a window with the following:
- a CDS encoding acetoin dehydrogenase dihydrolipoyllysine-residue acetyltransferase subunit, protein MSQIHTLTMPKWGLSMTEGRVDTWLKQEGDAINKGDEVLDVETDKISSSVEAPFSGVLRRLVAQPDETLPVGALLAVVVEGEADEAEIDAVVQRFQAGFVAEGGADQAQGPTPQKADVGGRLLRWFELGEGGTPLVLVHGFGGDLNNWLFNHPALAAERRVIALDLPGHGESAKALQRGDLDELSETVLALLDHLDIPRAHLAGHSMGGAVSLNVARLAPQRVASLTLVASAGLGAAINGQYLQGFVAAANRNALKPQMVQLFADPALVTRQLLEDMLKFKRLEGVDAALRQLVSAIAEGDQQRHDLRGVLGQHPALVIWGGKDAIIPASHADGLEAEVLVLPDAGHMVQMEAAEAVNRKMVDFLRGH, encoded by the coding sequence ATGAGCCAGATCCATACGCTGACCATGCCCAAGTGGGGCCTGTCGATGACTGAGGGCCGGGTGGACACCTGGCTCAAGCAGGAAGGTGACGCCATCAACAAAGGCGACGAAGTACTGGACGTCGAGACCGACAAGATCAGCAGCAGCGTCGAAGCCCCCTTCAGCGGTGTATTGCGCCGCCTGGTGGCCCAGCCAGATGAAACCCTGCCGGTCGGCGCGTTGCTGGCGGTGGTGGTGGAAGGCGAAGCCGACGAGGCCGAGATCGATGCCGTAGTGCAGCGCTTCCAGGCCGGATTCGTCGCCGAAGGTGGCGCCGACCAGGCACAAGGGCCAACCCCGCAAAAAGCCGACGTGGGCGGCCGCCTGTTGCGCTGGTTCGAACTGGGCGAAGGCGGAACGCCGCTGGTCCTGGTGCATGGATTTGGCGGTGATTTGAACAACTGGTTGTTCAACCATCCGGCGCTGGCGGCCGAGCGCCGCGTCATCGCCCTTGACCTGCCGGGGCACGGGGAGTCGGCCAAGGCGCTGCAACGCGGCGACCTGGATGAACTGAGCGAAACTGTGCTGGCACTGCTCGACCACCTGGACATCCCCCGCGCCCACCTGGCCGGGCACTCGATGGGCGGCGCTGTCAGCCTCAACGTGGCGCGCCTGGCGCCACAGCGGGTGGCCAGCCTCACCCTGGTGGCCAGCGCTGGGCTTGGGGCTGCGATCAACGGGCAGTACCTGCAAGGTTTCGTGGCTGCGGCGAACCGCAATGCACTCAAGCCGCAAATGGTGCAGTTGTTTGCCGACCCAGCGCTGGTTACCCGGCAATTGCTGGAGGACATGCTCAAGTTCAAGCGCCTGGAGGGCGTCGATGCGGCGCTGCGCCAGCTGGTGTCGGCTATCGCCGAGGGCGACCAGCAGCGCCACGACCTGCGCGGCGTGCTGGGGCAGCATCCGGCGCTGGTGATTTGGGGCGGGAAGGACGCGATTATACCGGCCAGCCATGCCGACGGGCTGGAAGCCGAAGTGCTGGTATTGCCGGACGCTGGCCACATGGTGCAGATGGAGGCGGCTGAAGCGGTCAACCGGAAGATGGTGGATTTTTTGCGGGGGCATTGA
- a CDS encoding C13 family peptidase, whose translation MRPLIPVTLILLLAACGDGESLLPPDARLPDGGRYRGEVVNGLLQGEGRIDYPNGSWYAGSFKDGQWHGQGEWHGQNGEVYRGQFAEGLFQGLGDLTTPGSHYAGTFSHGRRDGEGTLKQADQTYRGQFKDDQYEGAGELELADGSRYQGLFAKGKPNGAGVRSDASGNQFSGRFVDGLLQGSGTYDSVDGEQYIGEFKDNRLEGRGRYESAEGDVWIGEFKDGSLVGEGELLGSDGSHYKGGFVDWHFSGQGNLQLADGSQYIGTFENDAYHGKGRLTLSNGKVEGGTWVNGVRVRDEKGTLLPDPLDLALLNQGRLLEDALARVPPTAPAIQLYSLVVAGDGQQSVFLREADYVSNMLKVRFGARGQVTLVNHRDHMASRPMATRENLTRAAHTLAERSGPEDLVFIYLTSHGSHDHQLVLDQPRLQLADLSADELASALAPLKERDKVIVISACYSGGYIAPLKDDRTVIMTAARADRVSFGCSEEADFTYFGDALFAEALNQTDDLKQAFELARASVAERERKEGFEASEPQLWAPPAVLAHWQHLRQQQAEEALRNAAQATVEQQEKKPGNH comes from the coding sequence ATGCGTCCACTGATCCCTGTCACCCTGATCCTGTTGCTCGCCGCGTGCGGAGATGGCGAATCGCTACTACCTCCGGACGCGCGGCTGCCCGACGGCGGGCGTTACCGGGGCGAAGTGGTCAATGGCCTGCTGCAAGGCGAGGGCCGCATCGACTACCCCAATGGCAGCTGGTACGCCGGCAGTTTCAAGGACGGCCAATGGCATGGTCAGGGCGAATGGCACGGCCAGAACGGTGAGGTCTACCGGGGCCAGTTCGCCGAAGGCCTGTTCCAGGGCCTCGGCGACTTGACCACACCAGGCAGCCACTATGCCGGCACCTTCAGCCACGGCCGACGTGACGGTGAAGGCACCCTCAAGCAAGCCGACCAGACCTACCGCGGCCAGTTCAAGGACGACCAGTACGAAGGCGCAGGCGAGCTGGAGCTGGCCGACGGCAGCCGCTACCAGGGTCTGTTCGCCAAAGGCAAACCGAACGGTGCCGGCGTGCGCAGCGACGCCAGCGGCAACCAGTTCAGCGGCCGTTTCGTCGATGGCCTGCTGCAAGGCAGCGGCACCTACGACAGCGTCGACGGCGAGCAATACATCGGGGAGTTCAAGGACAACCGCCTGGAAGGCCGCGGCCGCTATGAAAGCGCCGAAGGTGACGTGTGGATCGGCGAATTCAAGGATGGCTCACTGGTCGGCGAAGGTGAACTGCTCGGCAGCGATGGCAGCCATTACAAAGGCGGTTTCGTTGACTGGCACTTTTCTGGCCAAGGCAACCTGCAACTGGCCGACGGCAGCCAGTACATCGGCACCTTCGAAAACGATGCCTACCATGGCAAAGGCCGGCTGACCCTGAGCAACGGCAAGGTCGAGGGTGGCACTTGGGTCAATGGCGTACGCGTGCGCGACGAAAAGGGCACGCTGTTGCCCGACCCGCTAGACCTGGCCTTGCTCAACCAGGGCCGCCTGCTAGAGGACGCGCTGGCACGGGTGCCGCCTACCGCGCCGGCCATCCAGTTATACAGCCTGGTCGTGGCCGGCGATGGCCAGCAAAGCGTGTTCCTGCGCGAAGCCGACTATGTCAGCAACATGCTCAAAGTCCGTTTTGGCGCCCGCGGCCAGGTCACCCTGGTCAACCACCGGGACCACATGGCCAGCCGCCCCATGGCCACCCGCGAGAACCTCACCCGCGCTGCCCATACCCTGGCCGAACGCAGCGGCCCCGAGGACCTGGTGTTCATCTACCTCACCAGCCACGGCAGCCACGACCACCAACTGGTGCTCGACCAACCCCGCCTGCAACTGGCCGACCTGTCCGCCGACGAGCTGGCCAGTGCCCTGGCACCGCTGAAAGAGCGCGACAAGGTAATCGTCATCTCGGCCTGCTATTCAGGGGGCTACATCGCGCCGCTCAAAGACGATCGCACGGTGATCATGACCGCCGCCCGCGCCGATCGGGTGTCGTTCGGTTGCTCGGAAGAAGCCGACTTCACCTACTTTGGCGATGCCCTGTTCGCCGAGGCGCTGAACCAGACCGACGACCTGAAACAGGCGTTTGAACTGGCACGCGCCAGCGTTGCCGAAAGAGAACGAAAGGAAGGTTTCGAAGCCTCTGAACCGCAGCTGTGGGCGCCGCCAGCAGTACTGGCACACTGGCAGCACCTACGCCAGCAACAGGCCGAAGAAGCGCTACGCAATGCTGCGCAAGCGACGGTGGAGCAGCAGGAAAAAAAGCCCGGCAACCACTAA